DNA sequence from the Tissierella sp. MB52-C2 genome:
GAAGTAGCCCTTGGAACTGATGGATATATAAATGATTTCTTTACTGTAATGAAAGCAGCATTTTTGCTGCATAAGGCAAGTAAAGAGGATGCATCTGTGATGCCAGCCAATAAGGTTTTCCAAATGGCTACAGAATACGGTGCTAAAGTACTTGGGTGGAATAATACAGGAAAGTTAGTTGAAGGAAATAAAGCAGATTTCATAATTATGGAAGATAAGTTTAAAACTCCCGTTACAATAGATAATATATTTGATCAAATAGTAGTTCAGGGACAAAAGGAATTTATCCATAGTGTTTATATAGATGGAAATCCAATATTAAAAGATAGAAGGTTACAAGGTATAAATAAGGAAGAAGTCTCACAAGACATGAGAAAAGTGGCAGAAGAATTTTGGAAGTTCTAAATCGAAGGAGGAATTCAAATGTACAATTTATTAGGGGTTGAATTAAAATCACCAATTATCATAGGCTCAGGCCCTTTATCATATAATGCAGAATCTATGAAAAGATTATCAGATGCAGGAGCAGGTGCAGTAGTTACAAAGACAATTAGAAAAGAAAGAGCAATAAATCCGGCACCTCATATGGTGAAAAGTACAAATAGCTCTCTTATAAACAATGAGAAGTGGACAGATTTTGAACCGGAAAGATGGATAGATGAAGAAATACCAAAACTAAAGGAAATGGGAGTTGTGACCATAGCATCTGTTGGACATACATTAGAGGAAAGTAGTGAGCTAGTAGAAAAGGTAGCAAAAGCTGGAGCAGACATAATTGAACTAGTATCCTATGATTATACAGATCTTATTCCAATAGTTAAAGATACAAAGAAAAGAGTTAGTATTCCAGTTATAGCAAAGCTTCCACCTATGATTGAAAACATAGGAGATTTCTGTAAGGAACTAGAAGAAGCAGGGGTAGATGCTATTACTGCTTGCGATTCAGTAGGACCAGCCTTTAGAATCGATATAGAAACTGGAAAACCTCTATTAGGTGGAAATGGATTTGGATGGTTAACAGGTGAAGTTATAAAGCCAATTACTCTTCATAAAATATATGAAATAAGAAGAAAAGTAAATGTACCTATTATTGGACTAGGCGGATGTATGACAGGTAGCGATGCAGTGGAGATGGTAATGGCAGGAGCTAACTTCATTGGAGTTTGTACTTTACCTATATTAAGGGGAGAAGCTTCATTAGGTAAATTATTTAATGATTTTAAGGCTCATCTTCATAGACTTGGATATAACTCCATAGACGAAGCTTGTGGTATAGTTCATCAATATATGGGTGATATAAATGAAAGAACTAAGTTTGAATTTATATATGATGAAGAAAAATGTACTAGATGTAATCTTTGTGTAAAAGTATGTGCCTATAAAGCAAGGACTTTAAACGAGACTATGGAATTAGATAAAGAAGAATGCAGATATTGTGGACTTTGTGCTTCTGTATGTCCAACTAAGGCTCTTGAAGTTCATGAATTACAAAAGGCATATAATTAATATAAAGTTGGTGGACAAATGAAAATCTTAATAAAAAATGGATTAATAGTAGATGGAAGCTTGAATAAGCCATTTATAGGAGATATTTTAATAGAAGATAATAGAATTAAAAAGATTGGAATAATAGCTGAAGATGCAGATGAAATAGTTGATGCTAGGGAGAGAGTAATCTCTCCTGGCTTCATAGATACCCATAGTCATTCAGATACCACTATACTAGTGAATCCATATAATGAAATAAAAATCAGACAAGGTATAACTACTGAAATACTAGGACAAGATGGTCGTTCCATGGCTCCTTTACCAAAGAAGTATATAAATCAGTGGAGGAAAATCAATGCTGCCTTCAATGGGGATAGTGATGAAATAGACTGGAGTTATGAAACTACAGAAAACTATTTAAATATGATGAAAGAAAAAGGTGTAGGATTAAATCAAGGATATTTAGTTCCCCATGGAAATATTAGACTAGAAGCTATAGGACTAGAAGATAAAAAAGCAAGTTCTAGTGACTTAGAAAAGATGAAGGAAATTACAAGGAGAGAAATGAAAGGTGGGGCACTTGGTCTTTCTACTGGACTTATTTATGCTCCTTGTGTTTATGCAGATACAGAAGAATTAATTGAAATCTGTAAAGTGGTAGCTGAATTTAATGGAATATTTGCAATACATCAAAGATCAGAAGCCGATACTATTATTGAGTCTATGAAGGAAGTAATCAAAATAGGAAGAGAATCGGGAGTAAAAATACATTTTTCACATTTTAAAGTATGTGGGAAGAATAACTGGAAGTATTTAGATGAGGCTTTTAAATTATTGGAAGAAGCTAAAAAAGAAGGTATTAGAGTTTCCTTTGACCAATATCCTTATGTGGCAGGAAGCACCAGTCTAGGGGTTATATTACCACCTTGGGTTCACGAAGGTGGAACAGAAAAGCTGCTAGAAAGATTAGAGAGTAAGGAAAATAGGGAAAGAATAATAAAGGATATAGAAAATGGTATTCCGGGGTGGGATAATTTTGTTGACTTTGCAGGACTAGACCAAATTTTTATTACTTCAGTAAATAAGGCTAAAAATAAATCTCTAGTAGGTAAAAATCTTATTGAATTAGGAGAAGTAAAAGGTAAAGACCCTTATAATGCTACCTTTGACCTTATTTATGATGAAGGAAATTCCATAAATATGGTTGATTTTTATGGATTAGAAGAACATATTATAAAGATACTAAGAAGACCAGAGCATAATCTTTGTACAGATGGAATGCCATCGGATAATCCTCATCCAAGATTATACGGTTCATTTCCAAGGGTACTAGGTAAATATGTAAGGGAAGAAAAGGCTCTTACTTTAGAAGAAGCCATATATAAAATGACTAAAAAGCCAGCAGAAACTTTAAAGATTAAAGATAGAGGAGAAATAAAAGAAGGTTATTTTGCAGATATTGTAATTTTTAATTTAGAAAAAATAGCAGATAAAGGAACTTATGTAGAACCTAAACAATATCCAGTGGGGATAGATTATGTTATAATAAACGGAAACATAGTAATAAATAACGGAGAGTATAATGAAATTTTAGCTGGAAGTATATTAAGGAGTTGAAACCATGGGAATTATAATAACTAATGGAAGAATAGTAAGCTCAGAAGGTATACTAGAAAAAGACGTTCGTATAGTGGGAGAAAAAATAGTAGAAATAGGATTAAATATATCTAAAGCTGGAGATAAAATAATAGATGCTAAAGGCTCATATATAATGCCAGGAGCCATAGATGTCCATACGCATTTTGATGCAGATGCCTGTGGAATTGTGGCAGATAGCTTCTACACAGGAACTAAAGCTGCTATTTCAGGTGGAACAACTACTATTATTGATTTTGCTGAACAAGTGAAAGGTGGCACATTGAGAGAAGCTTTAAACCAGTGGAATGAGAAAACCGAGGATAATACATATACCGATTATGGATACCATATGACCATATCCGATTGGAATAAAGAAACGCAAAAGGAAATGGAAGATATGGTGAAAGAAGGTATAACTTCCTTTAAGATGTTTTTTGCATATAAGGATTTGCAGGTTGGCGATGGAGCTATATATGAAGCCTTAAAAAAATCTAAAGAATTAGGAGTTTTAATATCATTTCACTGTGAAAATGGCTATATAATAGATAAGCTTAGGGAAGAGGCTATATTAAATGGAAATATAGAACCCATATTTCATATGGAAACAAGACCTCCAGCCTTAGAAAGAGAATCTATATCAAGGCTTATTTCCATAGGAGAAGTGGTAAATACTCCTGTTTACATAGTTCATTTAAGTTCAAAGGAAGGTTATGAGGAAATTCAGAGGGCTAAGGAAAGGGGACAAAAGGTATTAATAGAAACATGTCCTCAGTATCTATTACTAAATAAGGACTATTATTTACCTAGGGGTCAAGACTCCTTTGAAGGAGCAAAGTATGTAATGTCACCACCCCTAAGAGATATTGAAAGCAATAAAGTTTTATGGAAGGGATTAAATCTAGGTGAAATAGATGTAGTAGCTACAGATCATTGTGCTTTTAATTACAAGGTGCAAAAAGAATTAGGTATAGATGACTTTACTAAAATTCCTAACGGGGCTCCTGGAGTAGAGAATAGATTTAAACTTATATATACTTATGGGGTCAGGGAGAAAAAAATTACAATGGAGAAACTAGTGGAAGTTCTTTCAGAAAATCCCGCAAAGATATTTGGATTATATCCTAAGAAAGGGGTTATCAAAGAAGGAAGTCATGCTGATATTGTAATATTTAATCCAGAATATAAATCTATAATAAAGGCAGAAGAACAAATTCAAAATGTAGACTATAATTTATATGAAGGATTTATCCAATATGGAAGGTTCGAATATATCTTTTTAAGGGGGCAGATAATAGTTGAAAAAGAAAAAATAATAAATTCTACACCTACTGGAAAATATCAAAGAAGAGGTAAACCTAAATTTCATAACAACTAGGAGGTATCAGTATGAAGAAAGTTCCTGTTAAAGAAGCTATAGGTATGGTCCTATGTCACGATATTACTGAAATTATACCAGGAGAGTTTAAAGGAGTCGCCTTTAAAAAAGGCCATATAATCAAGGAAGAAGACGTAGAAAGATTATTAAACCTAGGGAAAAACAATATATATATTTGGGAAGTAAAAGAGGGAGTCATACATGAAAATCAAGCTGCCGGAAGAATAGCTAAAGCCGCCATAGGTTCACATATAGAAATAACTGAACCGAAGGAAGGAAAGGTTTCCCTTAAGGCAAAGATAAAGGGTTTATTAAAGGTAAATATAAAAGCTTTAGAAATGATTAATGATATTGATGAAGCCATGTTTGCCACTCTTCATACTGATATTATAGTAAATAAAGGGATGGAGTTAGGAGGAACAAGAATTATTCCTCTTGTTATTGAAGAAACTAAGATAATAGAAATAGAAAACATATGTAAAGAAGAAGGGCCGATTATAGAAGTTTTGCCTCTAAATCCTATGAAGGTAGGGATTATCACTACAGGAAGTGAAGTATTTACAGGTAGAATAGAGGATAAATTTGGTCCAGTATTAACTAAAAAAGTAGAAGACCTAAATGGAAAGGTCATAAAGCAAGAATTCGCCCCAGACGATGCTTCTATTATATCTAATAAGATAAAGCAGCTTATTGACTTAGGTGTAGATATTATCCTAACCACAGGTGGAATGTCTGTTGATCCAGATGATGTCACTCCAACGGGAATAAAAAATGCAGGAGCAAATATAGAGACTTATGGAGCACCTACTCTTCCTGGAGCCATGTTTTTATTATCATATATTGGAGATGTACCAGTACTAGGATTACCAGGATGCGTTATGTACTGTAAGACAACAATATTTGATTTAGTGCTTCCAAGATTAATGGCTGGAGAGAGAATAAGTAAAAAGGATATACGTAGACTTGGACATGGTGGACTTTGTCTAAACTGTGAAATCTGTATATTTCCTAATTGTAGCTTTGGTAAATGGTAATAGACTATAATAGAAGGTGATATAATGGATACAATAGTCATAAGAGGTGGTGGAGACTTAGCCACTGGAATTGGATATAGATTATTTAAATCAGGATATAAGGTTATAATTTTAGATATAGATAAACCTTTGGCTATTAGACGAACTGTAGCCTTTAGTGAAGCTGTATATAATGGAGAAATAACAGTGGAAGGGGTTAAGGCTATATTAGGAAGGGATATAGAAGATATTTATGAAATATTAAATAGAAATTGTATTCCTGTATATATAGATGAAAAGGGAGATATTATAAAAGAAATAAGACCTTTAGCAGTAGTAGATGCTATTATTGCCAAGAAGAATTTGGGAACCAATAGGGCAATGGCTCCCATAACCATAGGAGTAGGTCCAGGATTTGAAGCAGGAGTAGATGTTGATTTAGTAGTAGAAAGTAAAAGGGGACATTATTTGGGAAAAGTTATATATAAGGGAAAAGCAATAGAGAATACAGGAATACCAGGAGAAACGATGGGATATAGGGAAGAAAGAATAGTTAGAGCGCTGGATAGTGGAATGGTAGAAACATTTTTTAACATAGGAGATACTGTAGAAGTAGGAGATATAATTTGCAAAGTAGGAAATGTAGATGTAAAGGCTCAGATACCAGGTATACTTAGAGGAATGATAAAGGAAGGTCTAAAGGTACCAAAGGGATTAAAAATAGGAGATATTGATCCTAGGGGAATAAGAGACTATGCCTTTACCATTTCAGATAAGGCTATGGCTATTGGTGGTGGAGTATTAGAAGGAATACAGTATTTGAAAATGGAAAGGGGAATTTAATATGGCAGATTTGTTTGTAATGAAAAAGGCTTTAGAGGATATAGAAAATGGAAAAGACTTAGCTATAGCAACTATTACTAAAGCCGAAGGCTCTGCTCCAAGGAGAGAGGGAACAAATATGGCAGTATTAGAGGATGGAACTATTCATGGTACTATTGGTGGTGGAAAACTGGAAAAAAAGATTATAGAATTATGCATTGAAGCCATAAAAGAAGGAAAGAGTTATGGTATAAATCTTCCATTAAATTCAGAAGGGTTAGGAATGATTTGTGGTGGAGAAGTAGATGTATTTATAGACGTATATAAACAAAAACCAAAGCTATTAATTGCTGGTGGAGGTCATGTAGGATATGCTATATATGAGCTTGCTAATTTTTTAGGTTTTAATACAGTAATTTTTGAAGATAGGGAAGAATTTCTAAATGAAGAAAGATTTCCTTTAGCCCACGGATTAATTTTAGGAGATATAAAAGAAAAGTTAGAGAGTTATCCTATAGACGATAATACCTATGTTGTTATAGTTACTAGAGGTCATGCATATGATGAAGAGGCCATAGAAGCAGTAGCCAATAGTAATGCAAAATATATTGGAGCTATGGGCTCTAAGAAAAAGGTAATAACCATGATGAAGAGTTTAAAAGAGAAGGGATTATCTGAAGAAAACTTAGACAAAATATATGCTCCAATAGGTCTTAAAATATCTGGTGGAAGTCCAGAAGATATAGCCATGAGCATAATGGCTGAAATCCAACTAATAAGAAATAATGGGGAACCTGCGCATATGAAATATAGCTAATAATAATTCCGATTTCTGGTGTGGGCTACCAAAAATCGGAATTATTTGTGGAGGGGTAGAATGGAAAGATATAAGAGAAATTATTCATCTGTATCAAAAGAAGAACAAGAAACTCTAGGAAATGTTACAGTAGCCATAGTAGGTTTAGGCGGTCTTGGAGGTTATGTTTTAGAAAACTTAGTTAGACTAGGAGTAAGAAATTTTCACCTAATAGATAAGGATGTATTTGATATAACCAATTTGAATAGACAAGTATTGGCAACTGAAAAGAATTTAGGTAAAATTAAAGTAGAAGAAGGACTAAATAGAGCATTGGCAATTGATCATAATGTGAAAGCTAAGATATTCCATTCTAAGATAGATGACAATAGTATTGAAATGTTAGAAGGGGTAGATATAGTTGTTGATTGTTTGGATTCTATTGAAGGAAGGTGTCAACTTGAAACCTTATGTGATAAAATGGACTTATATTTAATACATGGAGCCATAAGGGGATACTATGGACAAGTGGCTGTTTCAAAACCAGATAATAGGATTTTCACTAAAATATATGGAAGATCCAAGATAGATGATGAATCCTTAGGAAACCTTCCCATGACTTGCATGATGACTGCTTCATTACAAGTAAATTTATTGTTAAAGGTTTTATTTAATAAGGCAATAGAAGATGAATTAATATTATTAGATTGTAAGGACATGGAAATAGAGAAATTAAAAATAAACGGAGACCTTATGTAGGTGATAGAGTTGAATTCTAATGAATATATAAAAAAATTAATAGAAAACATACCTTTAGGAATAGCAATAACAGATAAAAATGGTTTTATTAAGAATGTAAATAATGCACTATTAGATATGTTTGGATATGAAATAGATGAATTATTAAATCAGGCTATATCCAATATCTTTGAAGGATATAAGAAGGTGCAAGATGTATTATTATCAGGAAATAATATTATAGATGAAGAAGTATATGTAAATGCGAGAAGGAATAAGTTGAGATTTAATTTATCTGTTTATCCTATTTTGAATTCCAACAAGAAAATTATTGATATTGTCTATATATTTAATGATATAAAAAAGGAAAGAAAGTTAGCAAGCCATATAATGGATAATCATGCCATATATACATTTGATAAAATTGTTTCTAAAGATAAAAACTTTAGTAAACTTATAGAATTTGCAAAAAAAGTGGCTGACTCCAAATCCACCATACTTATTATGGGGGAATCAGGTACTGGAAAAGAGATATTAGCTCAATCAATTCATAATTACAGTAATAGAAAAGATGAGGCCTTTATAGCCATAAATAGTGGTGCCATACCTAAGAGCCTTATAGAGTCGGAACTATTTGGTTATGAAGAGGGAGCATTTACAGGAGCAAAAAAGACAGGTCAGCCAGGTAAGTTTGAAATAGCTCATAAGGGAACTATATTCTTAGATGAAATAGGAGAAATGCCCTTAGAATTACAAACTAGGTTACTTAGGGTAGTTGAGGAAGGAATAGTCTCTAGAATAGGTTCTACAGACCAAATAGCAGTAGATGTCAGGATTATAGCTGCAAGTAATAAGAATTTAAAAGAAGAAGTAAAAAAAGGAAATTTTAGAGAAGATTTGTTTTATAGACTAAATGTTCTTCCTATGACCATATTACCCCTAAGGGAAAGAATAGAGGATATTCCATTATTGGTAGAATATTTTATGAAGAAAATATCAAAAAGATTAAATAAAAAAGAAGTTGAAATTACTAAAGAACAAATGGATAGATTAATGGAATATTCTTGGCCTGGTAATGTAAGGGAATTGGAAAATCTAGTGGAATTTATAATAAATTTAGAATATGTACCAATTAATTTATTAATTGAGAAGGAAACTTATAAGCCTATAGAACTAGTATTAGTATATAATGATTTATCCTTAGAAACTATGGAGAAAAACCATATTATAAAGGTGCTTAAAATAAATAATGGAAATATAACTACTACTGCCGAGGCCCTTGGCATAAGTAGAAATACCTTGTATAGAAAGATTGAAAAATACGAAGTGGATTGTTAGTTTATGGGACATAGTTCCAATATGGAACGGAAGAATTGCGCTATAATGGAACTAAATTAAAGTAAAGTCCTTGGAATTCAGTAATTCCAAGGACTTTACTTTTGGCATATATATTGCAATATATTTAGAATAATTAAATACTAAACAAAGTTATTTTAATATTCAAATAAAGGAGGCAGTTATATGTATGGTTATATGGGTAAAATTTTAAGGGTTAATCTCACAGATAGAACATGGAGCGTAGAGGATCTAGATATTAATGTGGCACAAAAGTATCTTGGTTCTAGGGGACTTGGAGTTAAGATTATGATGGATGAAGTGCCAGCTAATGTAGATCCTTTCAGTCCAGAAAATAAATTAATAATAGCTTCTGGTGGATTAACAGGTGCGCCAGTGCCGACATCAGGTAGATATATGGCAATTACAAAATCACCTTTAACAGGTACAATTGCCATAGCGAACTCAGGTGGACATTGGGGCCCTCAATTTAAGGCTACAGGTCATGATTTAGTTATATTTGAAGGTAAATCAGATAGGCCAGTATATTTATATATTAACGATAATACAGTAGAAATAAGAGACGCAGAACATCTTTGGGGGAAAACTTTATCTGAAACTACTGAAATACTACAAGAAGAATTTGAAGGGTGTAAGACTTTAGCCATAGGGCCTGCAGGAGAAAGATTATCTTTACTATCTGCCATAATGAATGATGTAGATAGAGCAGCAGGTCGTGGTGGAGTTGGTGCTGTAATGGGCTCAAAGAATCTAAAGGCCATAGCTGTAAAGGGAACAAATAAAGTAAAGTTATTTAATGAAGAGAAAACAAAAGAAGTATCACAAGGAAAGGTGAAAATACTTCGAGAAGACCCAGTTGCAGGTGAAGGACTTCCAACCTATGGTAGTGCTGTATTAGTTAATATAATAAATGAATCTGGTATACTACCAGTTAAGAATTTCCAGGAGTCCTATACTGATAAGGCAGATATAATATCTGGAGAATCACTGACTGAAAATCATTTAGTTAAGAAGGCGGCTTGTTATAGATGCCCTATAGCTTGTGGTAGAGTTGTAAAATTAGCTGATGGCACAGTAGTTGGAGGACCTGAATATGAAACTTTATGGGCATTTGGTTCAGATTGTGATATATATGACTTAGATGCAATAAATGAAGCAAATATGCTTTGTAACGAATATGGTATAGATACTATTTCCACAGGCGCAACTATTGCAGCAGCTATGGAACTTTATGAAAAAGGATATATTAAGGATGAAGATATTGAAGCCGATGGACTTAGCCTAAAATGGGGAGATAGAGATGCTATAATTGGTTGGACTAAGAAAATGGCATTAAAGGAAGGCTTTGGAGCTAAACTTTCCGATGGTTCCTATAGATTGGCAGAATCCTTAGGAGCACCAGAATTATCTATGACGGTAAAGAAACAGGAACTACCAGCTTATGACCCTAGAGGAGTGCAAGGCCATGGTTTAACCTATGCTGTAAATAATAGAGGTGGATGTCATATTAAGGGATATATGATAAGTCCTGAAATATTAGGATATCCTGAAAAATTAGATAGATTCTCATTAGAAGGTAAGGCGGCTTATACTAAAATATTCTTAGATTTAACAGCAGTAATAGATGCCATTGGTCTTTGTGTATTTAGTACATTTGGACTTGGATTACCAGATTATGTAGATATGTATAATGCAGTAGCAGGAGATATATATACTAATGAAACATTATTACAAGCAGGAGAAAGAATCTGGAATTTAGAGAAACTTTTCAACCTAAGAGAGGGAATAGATAGTTCCCATGATAAACTTCCTAAGAGACTATTAGAAGATCCGATACAAAATGGACCGTCTAAAGGGCACACTCATAAACTTAGTGAACTTCTACCAGAATATTATGCTGCTAGAGGCTGGGATGAAGGTGGAATACCTACAGAAGAAACCTTAGAAAGATTAGGTCTAGAAGAATATAAAGAATATATAATGAAAGAAATGGCATAAGATTAGGCTCCTTCGGGAGCCTGAATATTTATTATGGAGGTGAAATGGTGATTAATATTGAAGTAAGGCTCTTTGCAACCTTTAGGGAAGGTCGGGAGAAAAAGTACTTTTTGAGACTTCTTGAGGGAACTAGTATATTAGATATACTTAAGATGCTAAATATAGATGAAAAGGAAGTAAGTATAATGTTATTAAATGGAATGGATGGTGAGTCAGATAGGGAACTTTCTGATGGAGATGTATTATCTTTATTTCCACCAGTAGGTGGTGGATAAAATAACTCCGATTTTTGGCGCTTGTACCAGAAATCGGAGTTATTTTATTTATCTATATTAGAATATTTCTTATAAAGAACTCTTATTTGATTATATCTACTTTACTCCTATATAATAATATGAGAAATTGTTAAAGGAGTGACATTCATGCTAAAATTACCAGAGAACTTTGAGAGCTACGAAGAAGCTAGAAGGGAAGGCTTCTTAAAGGTAAAGGCTTTAAAGGAAAAAGGAACTCCAGTAGTTGGAGTTTTTTGTACATATACACCTATTGAACTTATTCATGCTGCGGGGGCTGTGGCAGTTAGTCTATGTGGTACTTCTGATGTACCAATACATCATGCAGAAAAACATCTGCCTAAAAACCTATGCCCCCTTATAAAGTCTAGTTATGGATTTGCAGTATCAGATACCTGTCCATATTTTTATTTCTCTGATTTAGTAGTTGGCGAGACAACCTGTGATGGTAAAAAGAAAATGTATGAATTATTAAATGAATTAAGACCTACTCATGTCATGCACTTACCTCAAGGACAAGATAAAGAACATGGATTTAAATATTGGAGAGAAGAATTAGTTAGACTAAAGGAAGTCCTAGAAGAAAAATTCAATTTAGAGATTACAGAGGAAATGTTAAGAGATGAAATAAGGGAAAGAAATAGAGAAAGAAAAGTACTACTAGACTTCTATGAACTAGGTAAATTAAATCCTTCGCCAATATCAGGTCACGAAGTAAATGAAACCATGGAAGCTTTAGGTTTTCAATTCGATAGAAAAGCTCAATGTGACTTTATAGAAGAAAGAACTAAAGAGTTAAGAAAGAAATATGAAAACGAATTAAAAGGAACAAAGTCAAATAGACCGAGGATACTTATTACTGGCTGCCCTGTAGGAGGAGTAAGGGAAAAGGTTCTAAAAACCATAGAGGATTCAGGAGCGGATATAGTTGCTTTTGAAAACTGTAGTGGAGTAAGAGAAAAAGCTAACTTAGTTGATGAAACCATAGACCCAATAGATGCCTTAACAGAAAAATATTTAAATGTAAGTTGTTCTGTTATGACGCCAAACCCAAGGAGATTTGAAGCCTTAGATGAAATGATAGATGAATATGAAATTGATGGAGTAATAGAAGTAGTCCTTCAAGCCTGTCATACATTTAATGTAGAGTCATATAATATAAAAAGGTTTGTAACAGAGAAGAAGGATAAACCATATCTATATATTGAAACAGATTATTCAAAGTTAGATGTGGGGCAGATAAACACCAGAATAAATGCATTTTTGGAGATGATATAATAAATCCGATTTTTGAAGCCTGGCTCCAAAAATCAAAAAGTACAGCTAAAGAGTTATTGACAATGATATTGTAAAAAAGCATCTCGCAGTTGACAGTTTAAATTTATTATGATATAAAAACTA
Encoded proteins:
- a CDS encoding sigma 54-interacting transcriptional regulator, which produces MIELNSNEYIKKLIENIPLGIAITDKNGFIKNVNNALLDMFGYEIDELLNQAISNIFEGYKKVQDVLLSGNNIIDEEVYVNARRNKLRFNLSVYPILNSNKKIIDIVYIFNDIKKERKLASHIMDNHAIYTFDKIVSKDKNFSKLIEFAKKVADSKSTILIMGESGTGKEILAQSIHNYSNRKDEAFIAINSGAIPKSLIESELFGYEEGAFTGAKKTGQPGKFEIAHKGTIFLDEIGEMPLELQTRLLRVVEEGIVSRIGSTDQIAVDVRIIAASNKNLKEEVKKGNFREDLFYRLNVLPMTILPLRERIEDIPLLVEYFMKKISKRLNKKEVEITKEQMDRLMEYSWPGNVRELENLVEFIINLEYVPINLLIEKETYKPIELVLVYNDLSLETMEKNHIIKVLKINNGNITTTAEALGISRNTLYRKIEKYEVDC
- a CDS encoding aldehyde ferredoxin oxidoreductase family protein, which encodes MYGYMGKILRVNLTDRTWSVEDLDINVAQKYLGSRGLGVKIMMDEVPANVDPFSPENKLIIASGGLTGAPVPTSGRYMAITKSPLTGTIAIANSGGHWGPQFKATGHDLVIFEGKSDRPVYLYINDNTVEIRDAEHLWGKTLSETTEILQEEFEGCKTLAIGPAGERLSLLSAIMNDVDRAAGRGGVGAVMGSKNLKAIAVKGTNKVKLFNEEKTKEVSQGKVKILREDPVAGEGLPTYGSAVLVNIINESGILPVKNFQESYTDKADIISGESLTENHLVKKAACYRCPIACGRVVKLADGTVVGGPEYETLWAFGSDCDIYDLDAINEANMLCNEYGIDTISTGATIAAAMELYEKGYIKDEDIEADGLSLKWGDRDAIIGWTKKMALKEGFGAKLSDGSYRLAESLGAPELSMTVKKQELPAYDPRGVQGHGLTYAVNNRGGCHIKGYMISPEILGYPEKLDRFSLEGKAAYTKIFLDLTAVIDAIGLCVFSTFGLGLPDYVDMYNAVAGDIYTNETLLQAGERIWNLEKLFNLREGIDSSHDKLPKRLLEDPIQNGPSKGHTHKLSELLPEYYAARGWDEGGIPTEETLERLGLEEYKEYIMKEMA
- a CDS encoding MoaD/ThiS family protein; translated protein: MVINIEVRLFATFREGREKKYFLRLLEGTSILDILKMLNIDEKEVSIMLLNGMDGESDRELSDGDVLSLFPPVGGG
- a CDS encoding double-cubane-cluster-containing anaerobic reductase, with product MLKLPENFESYEEARREGFLKVKALKEKGTPVVGVFCTYTPIELIHAAGAVAVSLCGTSDVPIHHAEKHLPKNLCPLIKSSYGFAVSDTCPYFYFSDLVVGETTCDGKKKMYELLNELRPTHVMHLPQGQDKEHGFKYWREELVRLKEVLEEKFNLEITEEMLRDEIRERNRERKVLLDFYELGKLNPSPISGHEVNETMEALGFQFDRKAQCDFIEERTKELRKKYENELKGTKSNRPRILITGCPVGGVREKVLKTIEDSGADIVAFENCSGVREKANLVDETIDPIDALTEKYLNVSCSVMTPNPRRFEALDEMIDEYEIDGVIEVVLQACHTFNVESYNIKRFVTEKKDKPYLYIETDYSKLDVGQINTRINAFLEMI